A window of the Streptomyces sp. JB150 genome harbors these coding sequences:
- a CDS encoding ATP-binding protein — MRSQTRGGGPTTVGALTAGTAEEETDGTAERTAAPQLRRRLDRADLRAVPEARRALRELLRQWGSPGCSAVAELLTSELVTNALVHTDDDAVLTATVGPRGLRVEVRDFVARRPTLRVPAADDGTHGRGLVLVEALAAAWGVRPHAVGKAVWFELTEDTADTVDAVDAA, encoded by the coding sequence ATGAGGAGTCAGACACGAGGAGGCGGGCCCACCACGGTCGGGGCTCTCACGGCGGGGACGGCGGAGGAGGAGACCGACGGCACCGCGGAGCGGACAGCGGCGCCGCAGCTGCGGCGCAGACTCGACCGGGCGGATCTGCGGGCGGTCCCGGAGGCCCGCCGGGCGCTGCGCGAACTGCTGCGGCAGTGGGGCAGCCCCGGCTGCTCGGCCGTGGCGGAGCTGCTGACCAGTGAACTCGTCACCAACGCGCTGGTGCACACCGACGACGACGCGGTCCTCACGGCCACCGTCGGACCGCGTGGACTGCGCGTGGAGGTGAGGGACTTCGTGGCCCGCCGGCCCACACTGCGCGTACCGGCCGCCGACGACGGTACGCACGGCCGGGGCCTGGTCCTGGTGGAGGCGCTGGCCGCCGCCTGGGGCGTACGCCCGCACGCGGTCGGCAAGGCCGTCTGGTTCGAGCTGACCGAAGACACCGCCGACACCGTGGATGCCGTGGACGCCGCGTGA
- a CDS encoding DUF2637 domain-containing protein, with product MRLTEISLNWLLPGAVLLLGMLTAVAVLARGKRTAGKDTSADDSWERNEERRRRKEAIYGTVSYGLLFCCAAVAAALSFHGLVGFGEQNLGLADGWQYLVPFGLDGAAMFCSVLAVREASHGDAALGSRILVWTFAFAAAWFNWVHAPRGAGHAGAPHFFAGMSLSAAVLFDRALKQTRRAALREQGLVPRPLPQIRVVRWLRAPRETYKAWSLMLLEGVRSLDEAVEEVREDKRQKEQERMRRRDKERLERAQLKAISRGHRGFVGRGGGRQVDLPPVEQGSEMVSAEPAISAPEPLPVRVRPSLQPVRGGSADPVTVDLTAEDDTQALPRLDSLERKLKDLEQQFG from the coding sequence ATGAGACTGACCGAGATATCGCTGAACTGGCTGCTTCCGGGCGCCGTACTGCTCCTGGGCATGCTGACGGCGGTGGCGGTGCTCGCGCGCGGCAAGCGGACCGCGGGGAAGGACACGAGCGCCGACGACTCCTGGGAGCGCAACGAGGAACGCCGCAGACGCAAGGAGGCCATCTACGGCACCGTCTCCTACGGCCTGCTCTTCTGCTGTGCCGCGGTCGCGGCGGCGCTCTCCTTCCACGGCCTGGTCGGCTTCGGCGAGCAGAACCTGGGCCTGGCCGACGGCTGGCAGTACCTGGTGCCGTTCGGACTCGACGGCGCGGCGATGTTCTGCTCGGTGCTCGCGGTCCGCGAGGCGAGCCACGGTGACGCGGCGCTCGGCTCCCGCATACTGGTGTGGACCTTCGCCTTCGCCGCCGCCTGGTTCAACTGGGTGCACGCGCCGCGCGGTGCCGGGCACGCCGGCGCCCCCCACTTCTTCGCGGGCATGTCCCTGTCCGCCGCGGTCCTCTTCGACCGCGCCCTGAAGCAGACCCGCCGGGCCGCCCTGCGCGAGCAGGGCCTGGTGCCCCGACCGCTGCCGCAGATCCGGGTGGTGCGCTGGCTGCGGGCCCCGCGCGAGACGTACAAGGCCTGGTCCCTGATGCTCCTGGAAGGCGTGCGCAGCCTCGACGAGGCGGTCGAGGAGGTCCGCGAGGACAAGCGCCAGAAGGAGCAGGAGCGGATGCGCCGCCGCGACAAGGAGCGCTTGGAGCGCGCCCAGCTGAAGGCGATCAGCCGGGGCCACCGCGGTTTCGTCGGCCGCGGCGGCGGACGCCAGGTGGATCTGCCGCCGGTGGAGCAGGGCTCCGAGATGGTCTCCGCGGAGCCTGCCATATCCGCGCCGGAACCGTTGCCGGTACGCGTGCGGCCCTCCCTTCAGCCGGTCCGCGGCGGATCCGCTGACCCGGTCACCGTGGACCTGACCGCGGAGGACGACACCCAGGCCCTGCCGCGCCTGGACTCCCTGGAACGCAAGCTCAAGGATCTGGAGCAGCAGTTCGGCTAG
- a CDS encoding (2Fe-2S)-binding protein, translated as MPVPSSAVADAYARLTEVFPGLTVTELPPGQPAPEGGGWVSAAGLADGGAALDTFLAWDDAQVLRDYGHQARPDVIASFGLHRYAWPACLLITVPWFLHRRVPRYPVTHVSYDRTAPNLSMGRLAVRPAGFACLPGDPAAALPGARVVDGEEALRAEVRAAVAEHLEPVLAGFGPRMRRRGRALWGMATDEVVEGLWYVAHLFGEQGRARHELELLLPGATKPYVGSAAFRELTGPDGERLPTRDRASCCMFYTVRPEDTCATCPRTCDADRVAKLTAAAAS; from the coding sequence ATGCCTGTGCCCTCTTCGGCCGTAGCGGACGCGTACGCCCGCCTCACCGAGGTGTTCCCAGGCCTCACCGTCACCGAGCTGCCCCCCGGACAACCGGCCCCCGAGGGCGGCGGATGGGTCTCCGCCGCCGGGCTGGCGGACGGCGGAGCCGCCCTCGACACCTTCCTGGCCTGGGACGACGCCCAGGTCCTGCGGGACTACGGCCACCAGGCCCGCCCCGACGTGATCGCCAGTTTCGGCCTGCACCGCTACGCCTGGCCCGCCTGCCTGCTGATCACCGTCCCCTGGTTCCTGCACCGCCGCGTCCCGCGCTACCCCGTGACGCACGTCTCGTACGACCGCACCGCCCCCAACCTCTCCATGGGCCGCCTCGCCGTGCGCCCGGCCGGCTTCGCCTGCCTGCCCGGCGACCCGGCCGCCGCGCTGCCCGGCGCCCGGGTGGTGGACGGCGAGGAGGCGCTGCGCGCCGAGGTGCGGGCGGCGGTGGCCGAGCACCTGGAGCCGGTCCTCGCCGGCTTCGGCCCCCGGATGCGCCGGCGCGGCCGCGCGCTGTGGGGCATGGCGACCGACGAGGTCGTGGAGGGCCTGTGGTACGTCGCCCACCTGTTCGGCGAGCAGGGCCGGGCCCGGCACGAGCTGGAGCTGCTGCTGCCGGGGGCGACCAAGCCGTACGTCGGCTCCGCGGCCTTCCGCGAGCTGACCGGCCCGGACGGCGAGCGGCTGCCCACCCGGGACCGGGCGAGCTGCTGCATGTTCTACACCGTGCGCCCCGAGGACACCTGCGCCACCTGCCCGCGCACCTGTGACGCCGACCGTGTCGCCAAGCTGACCGCCGCCGCGGCGAGTTGA
- a CDS encoding GntR family transcriptional regulator, producing MPPQARATAPQPARGEHTHGEQSIPRARSGAEPVRPVVRRSSVRGQVLQALRSALVTGELRPGEVYSAPALGERFGVSATPVREAMQQLALEGAVEVVPNRGFRVVERGARELAELAEVRALIEVPVLLRLARTVPAARWAELRPLAEATVRAAASGCRVTYAEADRAFHRAVLGLAGNDQLVRIADDLHRRAQWPPAGLAGGRDRTELMTDAAQHVALLDALIAADTEAVRALVTDHYPGTPT from the coding sequence GTGCCGCCCCAGGCGCGGGCCACGGCACCCCAGCCGGCGCGGGGTGAGCACACCCACGGTGAGCAGTCGATTCCGCGGGCGCGGTCGGGGGCGGAGCCCGTGCGGCCGGTCGTGCGGCGCTCGTCCGTGCGCGGGCAAGTCCTCCAGGCGCTGCGCTCCGCGCTGGTCACGGGAGAGCTGCGGCCCGGCGAGGTGTACTCCGCGCCCGCCCTCGGCGAGCGGTTCGGGGTGTCGGCGACGCCCGTCCGCGAGGCGATGCAGCAGCTCGCGCTGGAGGGCGCCGTCGAGGTCGTGCCCAACCGGGGCTTCCGGGTCGTCGAGCGGGGCGCGCGTGAACTGGCGGAGCTGGCGGAGGTGCGGGCGCTGATCGAGGTGCCCGTCCTGCTGCGGCTCGCCCGGACCGTGCCCGCCGCCCGCTGGGCCGAGCTGCGGCCGCTCGCCGAGGCGACGGTGCGGGCGGCGGCCTCCGGGTGCCGGGTGACGTACGCCGAGGCGGACCGGGCGTTCCACCGGGCCGTACTGGGCCTCGCCGGGAACGACCAGCTCGTGCGCATCGCGGACGATCTGCACCGGCGCGCGCAGTGGCCGCCGGCCGGGCTGGCCGGCGGCCGCGACCGCACCGAACTGATGACCGACGCCGCCCAGCACGTCGCCCTCCTGGACGCGCTGATCGCCGCCGACACGGAAGCCGTACGAGCCCTCGTCACCGACCACTACCCAGGCACCCCCACCTGA